A single Arachidicoccus sp. BS20 DNA region contains:
- a CDS encoding cation:proton antiporter, translating to MTLFAIIAVLIILCAVFSYINERFIKLPGTIGVVLLSILVSIIILIADKTSYNVMSAITDIAHQIDFSNVLLNIMLGFLLFASALHFDYHQLKILRAPVLVMSTVSVLISAFVFGLLLYGLTMFFHHQVPFIYCLLFGALISPTDPVAVNALLKKSRVPAALRTIIAGESMFNDALGLILFITVLGMTEQAATGISFKEISFIFLHEVGGGLIIGAIGGLICSKLIKSVYTHPTIFLISIATVLSISLIDEKINASIPLSTVVAGLIVGNRISDEKQSDSKFLKGVWQLMDEVLNTILFVMMGLQLVLMPFLKDYWLIGAFSILIILIARFISIFAPAVLVLRKTTNVGNLFILTWAGLRGGISVAMALSLPDSPYSQVILSGCYFIVMFSILVQGLSLNKVVDRIVSHREKRLRNA from the coding sequence ATGACTCTATTTGCAATTATAGCTGTTCTGATTATTTTATGCGCCGTTTTCTCTTATATTAATGAGCGATTCATAAAGTTACCCGGAACTATCGGCGTTGTGTTATTGTCCATTCTCGTTTCCATTATTATTTTAATTGCGGACAAAACATCGTATAATGTAATGAGTGCAATTACAGATATTGCTCATCAAATTGATTTCTCAAACGTGTTGCTCAATATTATGCTGGGCTTTTTGCTGTTTGCAAGCGCCCTGCACTTCGACTATCATCAGTTGAAAATACTTCGGGCTCCGGTGCTGGTAATGAGTACGGTAAGCGTACTTATTTCTGCGTTTGTTTTTGGTTTGCTGCTTTACGGACTCACGATGTTTTTCCACCATCAGGTACCGTTTATTTATTGTTTGCTTTTCGGTGCGCTTATTTCGCCTACCGACCCCGTTGCAGTAAATGCATTATTAAAAAAATCGAGAGTTCCTGCTGCGCTACGAACGATAATTGCGGGAGAATCTATGTTCAACGACGCATTGGGGTTGATTCTGTTTATTACTGTTCTGGGAATGACGGAGCAAGCGGCAACCGGCATTTCTTTTAAAGAAATTTCTTTCATATTTCTGCACGAAGTAGGCGGCGGATTAATTATTGGTGCCATCGGTGGACTGATTTGTTCCAAACTGATAAAATCTGTTTATACACATCCTACAATATTTTTAATATCAATTGCCACAGTACTAAGTATTTCGTTGATTGATGAAAAAATTAATGCTTCCATTCCTTTATCAACAGTTGTTGCAGGCTTGATTGTGGGTAATAGAATTTCTGATGAAAAACAGTCCGATAGTAAATTTCTGAAAGGCGTGTGGCAACTGATGGATGAAGTACTTAATACAATTTTATTTGTAATGATGGGCTTACAATTAGTACTGATGCCGTTTCTGAAAGATTATTGGCTGATAGGCGCATTTTCAATTCTCATCATCCTCATTGCACGCTTCATAAGCATTTTTGCACCTGCTGTTCTTGTTTTAAGAAAAACAACCAATGTGGGCAATCTTTTTATTCTCACATGGGCAGGACTTCGCGGCGGTATTTCGGTAGCAATGGCTTTGTCCCTGCCCGATTCGCCGTACAGCCAG